From the Cryptomeria japonica chromosome 2, Sugi_1.0, whole genome shotgun sequence genome, one window contains:
- the LOC131067703 gene encoding probable alkaline/neutral invertase F yields the protein MPSSTLTMESLSLACGEGGAMAEMRPRPLNLERRSMDEKCLNDLASTVNPSSGCQKVGLQPIKSSERLEAMATATVSPSLSFRSGMGTPGSSCHTPFAPHPMVADAWENLRKSLVYFRGKPVGTIAALDSTEDALNYNQVFVRDFVPSAFAFLMNGEPEIVKNFLLKTLHLQAWEKRIDCFTLGEGVMPASFKVLHDPERKSDTLIADFGESAIGRVAPIDSGFWWIILLRAYTKCTGNHSLADMPDVQRGMRLILTLCLSEGFDTFPTLLCADGCCMIDRRMGIYGYPIEIQALFFLALRCARTLLKHERGGKEFIERIDSRLHALSYHMRTYFWLDHEQLNNIYRYKTEEYSHTAVNKFNVIPDSIPDWVFDFMPMRGGYFVGNVSPARLDFRWFCLGNCIAILSSLATPEQASAIMDLFEERWEDLIGDMPLKIAYPALENHEWRIVTGCDPKNTRWSYHNGGSWPVLLWLLTAACIKTGRPQIARKAIELTERRLARDGWPEYYDGKAGGYIGKQARKFQTWSVAGYLVSKMMLEDPSHLGMISLEEDKKILKPRLKRSVSWTC from the exons ATGCCTTCCAGTACGCTAACGATGGAGTCCCTGTCTTTGGCGTGTGGGGAAGGAGGGGCAATGGCAGAAATGAGGCCGAGGCCCTTGAATCTGGAACGCAGATCGATGGATGAGAAATGCCTGAATGACCTGGCCTCTACGGTTAATCCCAGTAGCGGGTGCCAGAAGGTGGGATTGCAGCCCATAAAGAGTTCTGAGCGGCTTGAGGCAATGGCAACGGCCACGGTGTCTCCCAGCCTGAGTTTCCGATCTGGAATGGGGACTCCTGGCTCGTCATGCCATACCCCTTTTGCACCACATCCAATGGTGGCTGATGCGTGGGAGAATCTCAGGAAATCTCTTGTTTATTTTCGTGGGAAGCCTGTGGGTACCATAGCTGCACTGGATTCTACAGAAGATGCCTTGAACTATAATCAG GTATTTGTTAGGGACTTTGTTCCGAGTGCTTTTGCATTTCTGATGAATGGGGAGCCTGAGATTGTCAAGAATTTTTTGTTGAAGACCCTGCATCTCCAAGCCTGGGAGAAGCGGATTGACTGTTTTACTCTTGGTGAAGGTGTTATGCCCGCTAGCTTTAAGGTCCTTCATGATCCAGAGCGGAAATCAGACACCTTGATTGCAGATTTTGGGGAAAGTGCCATTGGTAGGGTTGCCCCTATTGATTCAGGCTTTTGGTGGATCATTCTGCTCCGAGCCTACACCAAATGTACTGGAAATCATAGCCTTGCAGACATGCCTGATGTACAACGTGGGATGAGACTTATCTTGACCTTATGTCTTTCTGAAGGGTTTGACACCTTCCCAACACTTCTTTGTGCAGATGGTTGCTGCATGATTGATAGAAGAATG GGTATTTATGGTTACCCAATTGAGATTCAAGCTCTTTTCTTTCTTGCGTTACGCTGTGCAAGAACTTTGCTCAAACATGAACGTGGAGGCAAGGAATTTATTGAACGGATAGATTCCCGGCTTCATGCCTTAAGCTACCATATGAGGACATACTTCTGGCTTGATCATGAGCAACTTAACAATATTTATCGGTACAAGACAGAAGAATACTCCCATACAGCTGTCAACAAATTTAATGTCATTCCAGATTCTATCCCTGATTGGGTTTTTGATTTTATGCCAATGAGAGGAGGATACTTTGTAGGAAATGTCAGCCCTGCCCGATTGGATTTTAGGTGGTTTTGTCTAGGTAATTGCATTGCAATTTTAAGCTCATTGGCAACACCAGAACAGGCCTCTGCAATTATGGATTTGTTTGAAGAAAGATGGGAGGATTTGATTGGGGACATGCCTCTCAAGATTGCATACCCTGCCCTAGAAAACCATGAATGGCGCATTGTGACAGGTTGTGATCCAAAAAATACTAGATGGAGCTATCATAATGGTGGTTCTTGGCCAG TTTTGCTGTGGTTATTGACAGCAGCATGCATTAAGACAGGGAGGCCACAGATAGCTCGCAAAGCAATTGAACTTACAGAACGAAGGTTGGCTAGGGATGGTTGGCCAGAATATTATGATGGAAAAGCTGGTGGGTATATAGGGAAGCAAGCCCGAAAATTCCAAACTTGGTCTGTAGCTGGTTATCTTGTCTCGAAAATGATGTTAGAAGATCCTTCACATCTGGGAATGATTTCTTTagaagaagataaaaagattcTCAAGCCACGTCTCAAAAGATCGGTTTCCTGGACATGCTAA